The Candidatus Koribacter versatilis Ellin345 genome has a segment encoding these proteins:
- a CDS encoding right-handed parallel beta-helix repeat-containing protein produces MGRTMGLFAVVTLQFVMLWGSRAIASTVTLKPGENVAAAVANAPAGSTFVFTPGTYRMQSIIPKDNDIFVGQSSTGVILNGAKVLTMEPNGKYWTKIEPLNPTVYVANHCNPGHARCYILNDLFIDGKLQRPVSSLSSLAAGHWYYNLTTGTIYISTNPAGHVVEWAYTTYAFRGAATGVQISFLTVKNYATPPQAGAIGGPNGKAEHWYIHNVNVMHNHGAGIAIGNYSKVMYCNSSSNGQEGLAGHGAYITIEHNTFAYNNQASYMNFWEAGGAKVTDTSHLLLGYNYVHDNLGTGLWEDMYNTDSVVENNTSINNLVGIAEEFASNLTLRNNVVRGNRKMGILISLSRYAEVYGNTAEVPVNGIDAIRVAEGQRDGMNTHDVHVHDNIMIFDGTKSGRTGLSGNLDTATNVTFNNDKYYKKNGGYYHWLWGGSTWISFTAMQKAGQELTGTVSTGAP; encoded by the coding sequence ATGGGCCGAACCATGGGGTTGTTCGCAGTTGTCACTTTACAGTTCGTCATGCTTTGGGGGAGCAGGGCGATTGCCAGCACAGTCACACTTAAACCGGGCGAAAACGTGGCCGCAGCGGTCGCGAACGCTCCTGCAGGGTCAACCTTCGTATTCACTCCGGGTACGTATCGCATGCAATCGATCATTCCGAAAGACAACGATATCTTTGTCGGGCAATCATCGACCGGCGTCATCCTGAATGGCGCCAAGGTTCTAACGATGGAACCGAATGGCAAGTACTGGACGAAAATCGAGCCGCTGAATCCAACGGTTTACGTCGCAAACCATTGCAATCCGGGACACGCGCGTTGCTACATCCTGAACGATCTGTTCATTGATGGAAAGTTGCAACGCCCGGTGAGTTCGCTCAGCAGTCTGGCGGCGGGACACTGGTATTACAACCTCACCACGGGAACGATTTACATCAGCACCAATCCGGCTGGACACGTGGTGGAGTGGGCCTATACCACGTATGCCTTCCGGGGAGCCGCGACCGGTGTGCAAATCAGCTTTCTCACCGTGAAGAACTATGCGACGCCCCCGCAAGCGGGTGCGATCGGAGGGCCGAACGGCAAGGCGGAGCATTGGTACATCCACAACGTGAATGTCATGCACAATCACGGGGCCGGGATTGCCATCGGAAACTACAGCAAGGTGATGTACTGCAACTCGTCGAGCAACGGCCAGGAGGGGCTTGCCGGCCACGGCGCGTATATCACGATTGAACACAACACCTTCGCCTACAATAACCAGGCCAGCTACATGAACTTCTGGGAAGCGGGAGGCGCAAAAGTCACGGATACCAGCCATTTGCTGCTTGGCTACAACTACGTTCACGACAACCTCGGCACGGGATTGTGGGAAGACATGTACAACACTGACTCGGTCGTCGAAAACAACACCAGCATTAACAACCTGGTGGGTATTGCCGAAGAGTTCGCGTCGAACCTGACGCTCAGGAACAATGTCGTGCGCGGCAACAGGAAGATGGGCATCCTGATTTCGCTTTCCCGGTATGCGGAGGTCTATGGCAATACCGCGGAAGTTCCGGTGAACGGGATTGACGCGATCCGGGTCGCGGAAGGTCAACGCGACGGGATGAACACCCACGACGTTCACGTGCACGACAACATCATGATCTTCGACGGAACAAAGTCGGGTCGCACTGGGCTCTCAGGAAATCTCGATACCGCGACCAACGTGACTTTCAACAACGACAAGTACTACAAGAAGAACGGTGGGTACTATCACTGGTTGTGGGGCGGATCCACCTGGATTTCCTTCACTGCCATGCAGAAGGCCGGACAGGAGTTGACGGGAACCGTTTCGACCGGTGCGCCGTAA
- a CDS encoding OmpA family protein, with translation MPSARIYLLLVAVVLAIPSVAQNSKPPAEVDFLSTWGKIQQRYPYENFGQSTFPHYGENQINRRGRHWDLWVPIPGSYKDRYETWAAVKPTVVKSGWTIISENPHGGLLIVLRYNQNGVDAWANASVDDGASPMRFTMDLIEVTPPPISMTLHEPAQTPEKMPTGGKGDFPYLTPMPGSVAHGGQEEDTPFRLTPKGASQDEIVANGSVLRNYSLNDGSQILFVAVYHDALLKAGWDIEQETPNAEVIVAHYGKHGRNLWAYLIDHGEEYSFRVGKEAAPDQMKSKLIADCHVAIYGVLFDFNKATLQPESDGPLGQVGALLTANSSLNVEVQGHTDNVGTDAYNQTLSEARAKSVMTWLTQHGVAPGRMTAKGYGKTMPVADNKTDDGRMKNRRVEIADPKCKAGK, from the coding sequence ATGCCATCGGCGCGGATTTACCTGCTGCTCGTTGCGGTAGTCCTTGCGATTCCTTCTGTCGCGCAAAACTCCAAACCCCCAGCTGAAGTCGATTTCCTTTCCACGTGGGGAAAAATCCAGCAGCGCTATCCGTACGAGAACTTTGGGCAATCGACATTTCCTCATTACGGAGAGAACCAGATCAACCGGCGCGGGCGACACTGGGACCTCTGGGTGCCGATTCCAGGATCTTATAAAGACCGCTACGAAACCTGGGCTGCGGTGAAGCCGACGGTCGTGAAGAGCGGTTGGACCATCATTTCGGAGAACCCCCATGGAGGCCTGCTAATCGTGCTGCGCTACAACCAGAACGGCGTGGACGCCTGGGCGAACGCCAGCGTCGACGATGGGGCCTCACCGATGCGCTTCACCATGGACCTTATCGAAGTGACGCCGCCACCGATCTCGATGACGTTGCATGAGCCGGCGCAAACGCCGGAGAAGATGCCGACAGGAGGGAAGGGCGACTTCCCGTATCTCACACCGATGCCGGGGTCAGTAGCGCACGGCGGCCAAGAAGAAGATACGCCCTTCCGTCTGACACCCAAGGGAGCGAGCCAGGACGAGATTGTGGCCAACGGTTCGGTACTGCGGAACTATTCGCTGAACGATGGCTCGCAGATCTTATTCGTAGCCGTGTATCACGACGCGCTTCTCAAAGCGGGCTGGGACATTGAACAGGAAACGCCTAACGCGGAAGTGATCGTGGCGCACTATGGCAAACATGGGCGCAATTTGTGGGCATACCTCATCGATCATGGCGAGGAGTACAGCTTTCGGGTTGGTAAAGAGGCCGCACCGGATCAGATGAAGTCGAAGCTCATTGCGGACTGCCACGTGGCGATCTACGGCGTGTTGTTCGACTTCAATAAGGCGACACTGCAACCTGAATCGGATGGGCCGCTGGGACAAGTCGGCGCGTTGCTCACGGCGAACTCCTCACTGAATGTTGAAGTGCAGGGGCATACGGACAACGTTGGTACAGACGCGTATAACCAGACGCTCTCGGAGGCGCGCGCGAAGTCGGTGATGACGTGGCTGACGCAGCACGGCGTGGCACCAGGGCGGATGACTGCGAAGGGCTACGGAAAGACAATGCCTGTCGCCGATAACAAGACTGACGATGGCCGCATGAAGAATCGCCGGGTGGAGATCGCCGACCCGAAGTGCAAAGCGGGGAAGTGA
- a CDS encoding alkaline phosphatase D family protein, with amino-acid sequence MTFNRREFLAMAAVLGANAAWGRGLGSPSSVAWQERRDFYPEGVASGDPDSNSVLLWTRHLPGSSPVEELTVEVALDESFRKVIAKHTAKVSPAADWTCRVLVGGLNPGHVYWYRFTDHNGFGSRIGRTMTAPSDDDPRPVRFAFVSCQNANLGAQNAYRRMIFEDERADEANRLGFVLHLGDFIYELVWYPEDKATYYDRQVQDIVRYPKGEKVSNFHIPVDVDDYRAVYRSYLHDPDLQDARARFPFVPMWDNHEFSWQGWQSFEVFDGKTRPAQTRKVAAMQAFFEYQPARMAKPSGPSLEQFNPPTVADVAVTKFDDNGLGQEPNNLAAINSLKGYRSLRWGKHVELIITDERSYRSPDPGTDLDGDALFNKDFSEFIPEEVMEIIDAGREYNGGKPPDAIPFGDKKVANTQKNRPPQTILGAEQKKWFFDQLRESKATWKIWGSTTATLPQRADPQNLPPGITSSKWPGEAYASMGGADMSTASHELGQIYDFVRQHEITGFAAVAGDRHSFWAGLASKSLPPKPFDPVGVAFVVGSISSPGGLEAYEHKMAKDEPLRSLFIGQAPADTKPQPTINMLLMHGVRSCLEYCKSGDLAKARALSNPSMAPQMSFVDIGGHGYAVVQAAANELETEFVCIPRPVRRIDSPDGGPILYRARNHSRLWRAGEPPKLESTVVEGEARFSV; translated from the coding sequence ATGACTTTCAATCGGCGCGAGTTTCTCGCCATGGCTGCGGTGCTGGGTGCGAACGCAGCATGGGGACGCGGATTAGGTTCACCATCGAGCGTTGCGTGGCAGGAGCGGCGCGATTTCTACCCGGAAGGTGTCGCGTCGGGTGATCCTGATAGCAATAGCGTTCTGCTGTGGACGCGGCATCTGCCCGGCAGTTCACCGGTTGAAGAACTGACTGTCGAAGTAGCACTTGATGAATCGTTCCGTAAAGTGATCGCCAAGCACACCGCCAAGGTCTCACCAGCAGCCGACTGGACTTGTCGTGTACTGGTAGGCGGTCTGAACCCGGGACACGTTTATTGGTACAGATTTACCGACCACAACGGCTTCGGCAGTCGAATCGGTCGAACCATGACGGCGCCGAGCGACGACGATCCGCGCCCGGTGAGATTCGCGTTTGTGAGTTGCCAGAACGCCAACCTTGGTGCTCAGAACGCTTACCGCCGCATGATTTTTGAAGACGAGCGAGCCGACGAAGCCAACCGCCTCGGGTTTGTGCTTCACCTCGGTGACTTCATCTACGAACTCGTTTGGTATCCGGAAGACAAGGCCACCTATTACGATCGCCAGGTCCAGGACATCGTTCGCTACCCGAAAGGTGAAAAGGTCAGCAACTTTCATATTCCTGTGGATGTAGATGACTATCGCGCTGTCTACCGCAGCTACCTGCACGATCCCGATCTCCAGGACGCGCGCGCGCGATTTCCGTTTGTTCCCATGTGGGACAACCACGAGTTCAGTTGGCAAGGATGGCAAAGCTTCGAGGTGTTCGACGGAAAAACGAGACCGGCGCAGACGCGCAAGGTAGCGGCCATGCAGGCGTTCTTCGAGTATCAGCCGGCGCGAATGGCGAAGCCCAGCGGTCCTTCGCTCGAACAGTTCAATCCGCCGACCGTCGCTGATGTCGCAGTGACGAAATTCGACGACAACGGTCTCGGACAAGAACCGAATAACCTCGCAGCCATCAACAGCCTTAAGGGCTACAGGTCGTTGCGCTGGGGGAAGCATGTCGAATTGATCATCACCGACGAACGAAGCTACCGTTCGCCGGACCCCGGAACCGACCTCGACGGCGATGCGCTGTTCAACAAGGATTTCTCCGAGTTCATTCCGGAAGAAGTCATGGAGATCATTGACGCTGGTCGCGAATATAACGGCGGCAAACCTCCGGACGCGATTCCCTTTGGCGATAAGAAGGTCGCGAACACGCAAAAGAACCGCCCGCCCCAGACCATTCTCGGCGCAGAGCAGAAAAAGTGGTTTTTTGATCAGTTGCGAGAATCGAAGGCGACCTGGAAGATTTGGGGAAGCACTACGGCCACGCTTCCGCAGCGGGCAGATCCGCAAAACCTGCCGCCAGGCATTACCTCCAGTAAATGGCCCGGCGAAGCGTATGCGAGCATGGGCGGCGCCGATATGAGCACGGCCTCCCACGAACTAGGCCAAATCTATGACTTCGTCCGGCAGCATGAAATCACAGGCTTCGCTGCCGTCGCGGGCGACAGGCACAGCTTCTGGGCAGGGTTAGCTTCGAAATCTCTTCCCCCAAAACCATTCGATCCCGTCGGCGTGGCATTTGTCGTGGGTTCCATTTCGTCTCCCGGCGGTTTGGAAGCTTATGAACACAAAATGGCAAAAGACGAGCCCTTGCGCTCACTCTTTATAGGTCAAGCCCCCGCAGACACCAAGCCGCAGCCGACCATCAACATGCTCTTAATGCACGGCGTTCGCTCCTGCCTCGAATACTGCAAGAGCGGTGACCTCGCGAAAGCACGCGCACTCTCAAATCCCAGCATGGCGCCGCAGATGTCGTTCGTCGACATCGGCGGACACGGCTATGCGGTCGTCCAGGCCGCAGCGAATGAGCTCGAAACAGAATTCGTTTGCATTCCGCGCCCGGTGCGTCGCATTGACAGCCCGGATGGAGGTCCAATCCTCTACCGCGCGCGTAACCATAGCCGGCTGTGGCGAGCGGGCGAGCCGCCAAAGCTAGAGAGCACAGTGGTGGAAGGAGAAGCACGATTTTCGGTTTGA